The genomic segment aggccaaggcgggcagatcacctgaggtcaggagttcaagaccagcctggccaacatagtgaaaccccgtatctacaaaaataccaaaattagcctggcatgatggcaggtgcctgtaatcccagctactcagaggctgaggcggaagaattgcttgaacccaggaggcagaggttgcaatgagctgagatcatgccactgcactccagcttgggcaacagagcaaaaccctgtctcaaaataaaaataaaagtaaataaaaataaaatgggtatGATAGTACCTGCCATACAGAATGATGAGGTTTATATGAGATAACACATGTGAAGGGTTTAGAACAGATTCTATAcatgtagctattgtaaatattgCCATTCCACAAGGGGATGGGGAGGAGCCCGTGACCAGCCAGGAACCACAGGTTCCTCTGGGGCCCATAGAAGTTTGGGGCTCTGCTGAGGCCTGAGGCTTTTAGCCACAGCTCAGTTCAGCCTCCACCTAACAGCCTGGATTTAGGGCCAGGAACTctgtgttcaaatcctggtttTGTCACCAATTAAGTGGGTGATGTCATCAAAGCTTCTCCTTGGACTCTCAGTTTGGTAAAGTAGATGAAATTGGAGAGTATTAGGAGGACTGAATGCAACAAGGGCCATGGACTCTAGAGCCCATTCGAGTGTAAAGCAAAATTTATACCCCACCCAGAGCTCGTTCCCTTGGTCCCCTGACCCAACCCTAGGATCCATGTGGGGGAGGTAGGGGAAGGATGTCCCTACATTGACTGACTACGGAAAAGGGGTTTCTCATGGAATCCTCCTAACAGGCCCTGTGAGACAGGCAGGACAGCAGTCAATAGCCCCAGATTACAAGGTGAGGGAATTGGGTCCCAGGTGTTCTGACTTATGGTCCAGAGAGCTTCTCAAAGGAGCAGCTGCCTGACTTTGCACAGCTGAACCTCTGGGGACTTCAGGTCCAAGTCTAACTGCTCCCTGGCattgccctgccctgcctgacCTGGGGCAATAATCAGAGCCACCCTTCGCCACTGATAGGTCCACTGGGGACTTGAAAACACAAGAATCCCTGAAGGACAGGATGAGGGGAGTCCTAAGACTCTTGAGAGGCTCTGTCTGTGTAGGGGTCGGGGGGCATCACCAACTGGATTGAAGAGGGAACTGGGAAAAACCCATACTAGTGCCAGGGGCTCTAATGGCTGCAGCCATACTCAGCCCTGCCATGCCTGTGGGCACCTGCCACTTGCCCAGAACACAGGCCTCCTCTGAGCAACTGAGGGGTGGCTGCTACAGCTCACCAGTCTTCTGATGGgtagggagggaaaggaagagtgaAGAGCGGGTGGTATGGAGTAGCTGAGGGCAGGAGGTATGAAGATGCTTTCTAAATGCTGGAGTTCAACACCACTGCAAGGGATTGTCATTGCTCAAAGGGTCTGGGGGCTGGGCTCACAGGGTGAAAGTCTCCCCTTCGAAGGCCTTGGGAAGCAGTGGGATTTCCCACTAATTTCCCTCCTGCGAATGGAGCAAAGGGGACAACTGTAGGAGGCTCAGGCTTCCCTGACTCGGCAGGGAACTGGGTGAAGATAAAGGTTGAAAAtgctctgggattacagaggaAGCTCAGACCTTCAGTGTACAGTAAGGAAGTTCTGCCCTGCATGATGGTACCTGGGCCAGGGGATGTGTGGAAGCTGCAATCCAGCTATGAGCCCTGCTGTGGGGGTGTGTCCACCCCACCCACAGGATGGCAAAGGTGCCATCTGAGCTAGGAGTACCCCTGGCCCGTAGTGGTGAACCTTACCAAGCAGAGGTTTGGGACGGGTGCCATTTAACAGAATTGCcaaggtgttttttgtttgtttgttttagtttttttttttttttttttttgacagagtcttgctctgtcgccaggctggagtgcagtggcaccgtctccagcctccgcctcccaggttcaagcgattctcctgcctcagcctcccgagtagctgggattacaggcacgaaccaccacacccagctaatttttgtatttttagtagagatggggtttcaccatgttgaccaggatggtctcaatctcttgactttgtgatccacctgccttggcctcccaaagtgctgggattacgggaatgagccactgcacccagccagaatgtCTAAGATTTCTACCAGCACTTTGCTGTCAGCCCCACCACAGCCTATCCACACACAACCTCAGCCATCTTACGCTTGGTAGCCAAGGATTCTGGAGCCTGTGGGGAGGATCAGCTTGGCAGGGAGGGACTCTCGCAAAGATGAGGATGGACATCACAAAGCAAGACACCAAGGAGGCAAGAGGGGCAGGAAGATTCAGGAACCTTTATTGATGGTCTTCAGGGAAGGTGTCTGGGGCCATGGATCCTAGTGCTGGACTCTCCGGATGGACTGAAGCTGCCCAGTGTGGGCCTGTGTGCCGAACTCACTGTAGGTACGGAACTCTCCGCTGTGCCGGTCTCGCTCCAACACATACTGGTAGCCTCGGTAGCCTGGGTACTGGTAGGCCACCCACCTAGGCCAGTGAGGGCACAGGGCAGGGAGTAAGCTCTGCCCCCACCCCTACTCTATGTTCTCCACTAGCAGCCCCCCTTTTTGTagctcccagcccccagctccaAAATCACTGCTTCAACTTTCCCTACGTggctctctccctcccctggctACTGCTCCCAGTCTTCCTATCACGGTTCTCATCCTGTCTCCTGTACCGACCCTCCATTGCCTCCATCCCCTCATGTTCTCCAGCCCTTCTTCTGTGCCTATATTTTCCTCTGCCCCCCATTCTCCTAGGACCTCCTCATTTCCTCCCTCCCAGTCTGTCTCCATCCTTGCCTCCAAGTCCCAAATATCTCTCTTAGCACCCTCCCCACATCGCTTTTCTCCACCCTCTCCCTTGGTCCCCATTGCTTTCCTGCTCTTCTCTCTGCCCAGTTCTGGTTCCAGGACTCACGCTCCGGAGCTGACTTTGAGGGAACCCACATCCTTGCTGGCCCAGCCCATGGAGGGCAGGGATGGGTAGTCATCAATGAGGTCAAACTTGCAACCTTGGAAGTTGTCCCCCTCAAACAGTGTCACACGGCTGTCACTGTGGTTCTGAGGCACAGGAAGGTTGGGACAGAAAGGTCAGGGCTTCCAAAGGGTTGTTAACAGATACATCCTCAGCCTCACTTCCCTTACCCATTGCCCCACACAAGCTGTGCAGCTGTCTAGGACCCACAGGCACTCCCAGAGCTCAACCCATCAGCTCCCTGGCAGGCTGGGAAATGGATCGCTCAGAGGCTCCCCCAAACCTGGCCTCTCCCATGGCTTTGGGCTAAGGAGGTGACTGGGGAGATAGGGTTTCCAGAGACCCTTTCAGGTCAGGACTAGAGAGCACCTTGTGACATGGGCCTGTTTTGCAGGAGCAAAGCCAGAGGTCCTTAAAGAAATCTGTCCCGTTCACCAAGAAATCTGTCCCGTCCCCCTGAGGGCTTCATTGACTAAATGTGCAatcccctgcccagcccctcagcACAGCCAGCGTCTCACAGATTAGTGCCCAACTAAGGGGTACTGGATGGCAGAATCAGAACAGACATGTCAGGGCATCAATACTGATTGCATCTTGGCTCTGGCCTTCCCACTGCAGGGTTCTTCAGCCTCTTGGAACAGAGGAAgtgggctggcctgggctgggtCCTCTGCTCTCCACTCCCCAGCCCTACTAGCAACCAGGTCGGCACAAATGGAAAATGAGATCCTCTCTTCTGGTGTATTTGATTCATTACCAACACCCTCACACATACAataacacatacacaaacacacactgagACTGACTCTTTTCAGTGACCCTGGGCAAGCCACTTTGTCCCTTTGAGCCCCATTTCCACACCTGTGTATGGGGCTAACAGCAGCCACCCTGACCTCACAGGGCTGTGTGACGCCAGAGGCACTCACTCACACGTGTGAACTATTGGATGTGAGGGAACGCTAGACGCTCAGGAATGGGATGGCCTCAGTGCTGTCCATGGTGATGATTTCTGGATTCCAGGCCTACGCCCACAATCCCAACTTTCTTGGGGACACCCTTCTGATTCTGAGAAATAATGCTACTATCACCCATCTCGGAGTTTGTTTACATATCCCCCCTGCAGGGCTTGAACAGCCTTTCCAGGCGCCATGGTGAGGCCAGGGCCTGGAGttaggaggcagaggaggagaagTGGGCTGTGCTCACCGCGCAGAGCACTGGCCTGAAGGACAGCAGCTGGTTGCTGTTGTGGCTGCTGCTGCCACTCCAGGCGCTCCAGCGAGGATAGTCTCCCTTCTCCAGAATGAACTGCTGTCCCTGGAAGTCGGGGTACTCAAAGGCCACCCAACTGTTAAAGGAGAAGAGCTGGGAGGTATCTGCCTGAGCCGCACCCCCACTGCCTCCCCCTTGCTTGCCATGATTGAAAAGACTGAGAAGCACAGTATTTTTCTCCAACCCCCAACCCTTCCCCTGACACACCCATTGTATGGCAATCCAGCCCCTCTCGAGACTAAAGGTCCCAAACCTGCTGCTCTCTGGGGTTTGAGGAGCCCAGGCTTCCCGCTCAAGGACCCCAGGTTGGGAAGGAGTTTTCCTGCCTATGAAGATCTCCCGACCAAGAGCTCCTGCCCCAAAGGTTTAGGCCTTTGCACAGGGACACATTGGAGGACCCCTCCCGAGTATCATAGCAGGAACTGGGACCTCAGTTGGGGCAGGGGTAGGGGGCGGGAGGGTGGGAAAAGCTGGACTCTAAGACCAGAGTGGGGCCAGGGAAAAGGATTGGGTTTCTTTTGTTAAGCCAAGCGCAGAGCCTTCTACTTTTGCACAGAGAAAAACTCTGGGAAGGATGTAAGTACGTTAGAAACTCCTTCACGGCGGGGTACTTCTCGCCTGTGTCTCTTTACCACAAAAATACACACTTTCCCATGATTTATCTTGGGATGGGTGGGGAATTTTGGGGAGGCTATGGGGTTTCCCAAGTTGGCAGGTCTCTCCAGGGTTCACGGGACAGGGTGCTGAGGCTCTGAGCCTACGCCAGTGGAGCCCAGTGCCCCTCAACCTAGCCCAGCCGCGGCCAGGCAATCACTCACACGCCGTTTTCCACCTTGACCGAGCGCACCCTGTGCAGGCCTCCGCGCTCGCAGACGTTCGCACAGTCGCTCAGCAGCCGACAGCGACGGCCCTGGAAGTCCTCCTCATCCCAGAGCGTGAGGCTGGCGGGCGCTGGGCCCGTTGCGGGGGCGCTGCTCATGCTGCTGCGGACAGGAAGGGTGGAACCACGCGCTCAGCGTCTCAAGAGCCCCGTTTCGAGCCACAGCCTGCCCAGTCTGGTTAGGAGGTGAAGAACCCGGGGACTGGACCAGGCCTTAGCTTCTGGACCCAGCTGCCAGGGGCTCGCCCTCTTCTCGCTCTCCCCGCCCTTTCCCACCCCAGCAGCGGGCATTCACCGGGTGGGTGAGCGCCGCACGCGAGAGAAATGGACGGGCTGCGAGGCTGCGCGCGGCCAGGCGGGCCGGGCTTTATACCCTGGCCTTGTCCCCCTGCCCGTACCCTTTCCTTCGGGGGTGGGGGAGCTGAGTCAGCAGGCAGGCTGCGGTCGGCTCTGTTCTCCGCGGGGGAGCCGAGGCCTCTCCCGCAGCCGCCGCTGTGGCCCCAACCCCCGGGGAAGACAACAGAAAGTGCTGAGGCGCGCACCCCGCGCCCGCCACAGCCCAGGCTGACTCggtgctttctttctttccagcctGAGCCAGGCAGGGCGTGCCAGGCCTCGGGGCAGAACTCACCCTCCCTGGCCCGGCCCTCGGGACGAAGGGACCTGACCTCCCCGGGGCCTCGGGCTAAGACCGCGCTGCTGACTCGCGGAGCGGAAGTTCTTCCCAGAGTCTAATCGCCAGCCTTCCTCGGCCCTAGTCCAGGCCTCTCTTTTGGGCGATGCTAGGGCGGAGGTAGAGAAGGCTCCTTCCAAAGGATTCGCTTCACGTGCTCAGTCCTCTTTTTCCTGGAGGATCGGTCCACCGCGGCCCCTTTCCTCCCAAGTGTGCGTTCCCAGATCCTGCGCCGCGTCCTCGGGGTGTCCTCGGGTccgggaaggagaggaggaggtgaTCAGGACCCGCCACGCGGCGGCGTCGGGCGCTGGAAACGACCGCCCGAGGGCCGCACGGTTTACTCAGAGTTTAGGCATAATAACCACCCAGGGAGTGGCTTGCCGCGGGAGGCAGGAAGAATGTTGGGCCTCAGCTCGGCCCAACCCGTGCCGCTTCGGGTCTCCCACAAAGTTCCAGGCTCTAAGGATTCCGGCCCCCAACGTCTGCCTGAGAGTTAGCAGCTGGGGATGAAGCGCTTAGTTCAGGCGGAGCTCTCTGTTCAGGCTTTCGGGTGCGTGAACTCCATCAATTCTAAAACTGACCTGTGAGGAAGATGCTGTTGTTGTCCTGCATTTCCCAGATGTAGAAGTGGAGGCCCAGAGGGCTTTGGAATGTGGTGGAGAGGTCACAGCTAAGAAATCTTGCagggccggcgcagtggctcacgcctgtgatcccagcactttggaagacccaggtgggaggatctcttgaacccaggaatttgagaccagcctgggcaacacagtgaaaccccgtctctacaaaaacaaacaaaaattagccggtcgtgttggcatgcgcctgtagtcccagctacttgggagcctgagatgggagaattgcttgagcccaggaggtggaggttgcagtgagtgaggcgaaatcaagccattgcactccagcctgggcgatagagtaagCTGGGGAAAGGCAGCggtgggcgggggggggggggggggggggggggggggggggggagggcgTGGGTGTAGAGaaagggggagggagaagaggaagaggaaaaggttGGGAGCCACAAAAAGGTTAGGAGCCCCAAGGGGTAGCTCCAGGTAGGAAATTTTCTCACCACTTACAGTGGAATTTTCTAACCACAGCAGCTGTTAATGAGACACAAAGGCTTCTTGCAAAATTGTGAGTTTTCCTTAATGGTGGTGGGTGTGGGTGGGCATATTCCAGCAGAGGTAAGAGGGGCTAGTGAGAAGGGAGCTAATATTTTGTTGCTCCCACGAGTCACATGCTTCCCTTATGGGTCCTCAGGACAGTCCAGTGAGTTAGGTTTACCTGCACCGATATGAAAACGGAGGGTCAAAGAGGTGCAGGGACTTGTCCAAactcatatggctagccagtttcagAGCAAGAATCGAGCTCGGACCTTTGGAAGCCAAAACCTGTGCTCCACCACTGTCCATCGGAGCTCCTGTGCCAAAAAGTGCTCACAGGCCAGCTGTAGCCACCCCAACTCCCAGAAGCCTTGCCATACCAGCCTGCCTTCTAAGCCTTCTTCCCAGTGTTCCATGCTCAGCCCATCTCAgagcctttgcatttgctgtttgCTACCTGGAGTGTCTTGGTCACAAGATGGTAGCAGAGCTGGCTCCTGTGTCACCTCCTTGGTGATGCTGTTCCAGGCACCCTTCTGTCCATCACAtcagccttttttctttgtagCATTTATCGTGCTGTAAAGTAATCTT from the Macaca nemestrina isolate mMacNem1 chromosome 11, mMacNem.hap1, whole genome shotgun sequence genome contains:
- the LOC105481242 gene encoding beta-crystallin A2 isoform X2, with amino-acid sequence MSSAPATGPAPASLTLWDEEDFQGRRCRLLSDCANVCERGGLHRVRSVKVENGVWVAFEYPDFQGQQFILEKGDYPRWSAWSGSSSHNSNQLLSFRPVLCANHSDSRVTLFEGDNFQGCKFDLIDDYPSLPSMGWASKDVGSLKVSSGAWVAYQYPGYRGYQYVLERDRHSGEFRTYSEFGTQAHTGQLQSIRRVQH
- the LOC105481242 gene encoding beta-crystallin A2 isoform X1; translated protein: MSSAPATGPAPASLTLWDEEDFQGRRCRLLSDCANVCERGGLHRVRSVKVENGVWVAFEYPDFQGQQFILEKGDYPRWSAWSGSSSHNSNQLLSFRPVLCANHSDSRVTLFEGDNFQGCKFDLIDDYPSLPSMGWASKDVGSLKVSSGATQATEATSMCWSETGTAESSVPTVSSAHRPTLGSFSPSGESSTRIHGPRHLP